The region AGGTGTTCTTCTGAGCATCTCCTACCGGGAGTTCTATCTCACGAACTTTCGCTAAATTTTTCAGACAGGATAACAGGATAAGCAGGATAAAAAAATATCCTGTTCATCCTATCAAAAGATTTTATTAAAAAAACTGGCGTAGATTTATGCAGGAGGATGAAAAGGAGAAGTAAAACTCAAGGAGGTGATGAAAATTGTTAACCGTGCGACCAACTGAGGAGGAAGTAATTACTTTACCAAGAAATATCTGTAACATGCTGGGATTCTATGAAAAAGGAGATGTGGAAGTGGAGGTAAAGGAGAAAATGCTTTGGATTTATAAGGTGAGTCGAGATGACAAAGATGTTAAAGATTTAGAAAGATTCAAAAGGGCAAAAGGTAGTTGGAAAGGAGTTGATGTTAATCTTATCTATAAGGAGTTATCTGAGTCATGGAAAAAGTGGCAACCCAAAGAATTTGTATAGATACAGATGTAATAATTGATTATTTAAGAGAAACTCCAGTCTATGGAGATGTATTATCATGGGTGCTTGAGGAATATGAATGTTTTGTTTCTCCAGTTACTACTTACGAACTCTATTATGGGGGCTTCTACTCCGGAGAGATGGAAGGAGTTAGAGATGTGCTTTCTTCCTTAACATCTCTTCACTGGGATGATAAATCTTCCGAAGAAGCGGCAAGGATT is a window of bacterium DNA encoding:
- a CDS encoding type II toxin-antitoxin system VapC family toxin, which encodes MEKVATQRICIDTDVIIDYLRETPVYGDVLSWVLEEYECFVSPVTTYELYYGGFYSGEMEGVRDVLSSLTSLHWDDKSSEEAARIHVHLIKQGLDIGVKDILTAGNCLSSNLSLLTRNVNHFLRVPGLNVISVEDIVKNREEVNSELESED